The Podospora pseudopauciseta strain CBS 411.78 chromosome 2 map unlocalized CBS411.78m_2, whole genome shotgun sequence genome has a window encoding:
- a CDS encoding uncharacterized protein (COG:B; EggNog:ENOG503NZWG), whose protein sequence is MSRSLPQIPSLNTGLNASQHQEDLSSLLGDLSQPARVRSCVTCRARKVKCDKLSPCSNCKRYGIACVLAPYRPPRWARRAAPGASSCTTSPPSTAPPQTPVMSSLPNTSSQKADATHVMQRLEKLEQLVKDLGGEAAIRNANNPSKSPVEMTQQLSLDDTNQQDHVRSGIFSRIYDELDLLRSQTGALHQEDPNSSDSDPEDAFRNANTAATQVSSPRHTVFLGQSLGSSGVSIYHLYPAPAQVPFLLGVFGENVNSLMQTVHMPAVKQLLLPKHDGAPPVLGPAQETLMFAIYFAAVTSMEEPDVAGNLGSTKDELTRKFRSGFEHALAKTNFLGSPSLIVVQALLIFLLLVRCNDSPRFVWMMTGIVIRMAQSLGLNRDDAKMKGLSPYEAEMRRRVWWGVCFLDARTSEDQGTEVTISHGTFDTKLPLNVNDSDISPDMTEPPAEREGMTDMSNALYCYEVSNMMRRMMNPTADGIRDMDRILDELYSKFDQRYIRHHQAGEPDIKYWIGITVARLVVAKVRLILHFPALLSSPNKQDMPMEVRDKLLLSAIEITEQNHAINTQTEIKGWSWVSHSYTHWHAIIFILLEITQRPWSPTVERAWLALHSEYLVPSKSSLERGPRFWTPLRRLIAQARKHREAELERLRKDPVRARLLEEEDARRTPFASDGPFPDSLSAQLFRERWQGLVAAKPVGISYSRPETSGIETSFGGANLGGFGHTNSNQAPSGFSFGYQGIASTPSPLTNPSNTPSVSTAAFANIPSFPMPNMAIDPQPWMGVSPTLAGDITGEFQPGMDIDDNVDWWEWLGKAGVMDPHGDPGGDGI, encoded by the exons ATGTCGCGCTCTCTACCGCAAATACCGAGTCTCAATACGGGGTTAAACGCCTCTCAACACCAAGAGGATCTTTCCTCACTCTTGGGCGACCTGTCCCAACCAGCACGTGTGAGAAGTTGCGTGACATGTCGGGCGAG AAAAGTAAAGTGCGACAAACTGTCTCCATGTTCGAATTGCAAGCGTTATGGCATTGCTTGTGTTCTGGCTCCGTACCGCCCACCTCGATGGGCCCGGCGGGCCGCTCCTGGTGCCAGTAGCTGTACCACTAGTCCACCAAGCACAGCACCACCCCAGACACCAGTCATGAGCAGCCTACCAAACACAAGTTCGCAAAAGGCAGATGCAACTCATGTCATGCAACGGTTAGAAAAGCTCGAACAGCTCGTTAAAGACCTGGGTGGTGAAGCCGCTATTCGCAACGCCAACAACCCGTCCAAGTCACCTGTTGAGATGACCCAGCAGTTATCATTGGATGATACAAACCAACAGGACCATGTGAGAAGTGGCATATTCTCGAGAATCTATGACGAG CTTGACCTCCTACGGTCTCAAACCGGAGCATTGCACCAAGAAGACCCAAATAGCTCCGACTCGGATCCCGAAGATGCATTTCGAAATGCCAATACTGCGGCTACTCAAGTCTCATCGCCGAGGCACACTGTTTTTCTAGGACAAAGTCTAGGGTCTAGCGGAGTATCCATCTATCACTTGTATCCAGCCCCAGCGCAGGTACCTTTTTTGCTTGGGGTATTTGGTGAGAATGTCAACAGCTTGATGCAAACTGTTCATATGCCTGCCGTCAAACAGCTTCTATTACCGAAGCATGATGGAGCCCCACCAGTACTTGGACCGGCGCAGGAAACCTTGATGTTTGCCATCTACTTTGCGGCTGTCACGTCAATGGAAGAACCAGAT GTAGCAGGGAATCTCGGGTCTACCAAAGATGAGCTCACACGAAAGTTTCGTTCCGGTTTTGAGCATGCTCTTGCAAAAACGAACTTTCTCGGCTCACCCAGCCTCATTGTGGTCCAGGCGCTTCTCATATTTCTTTTGTTGGTCCGCTGCAACGACAGCCCCAGGTTTGTCTGGATGATGACTGGAATTGTGATCCGGATGGCCCAATCTCTTGGCCTCAACCGGGATGACGCTAAGATGAAAGGCCTTTCACCGTACGAAGCTGAGATGCGTCGCCGAGTTTGGTGGGGTGTTTGTTTCCTTGATGCCAGGACATCGGAAGATCAAGGCACCGAGGTCACAATATCCCATGGTACTTTCGACACAAAGCTTCCCCTGAATGTGAACGACTCAGATATCAGCCCGGATATGACGGAACCTCCCGCGGAACGGGAGGGCATGACAGACATGAGCAATGCTCTGTACTGCTATGAGGTGTCTAACATGATGCGCCGAATGATGAATCCAACAGCCGATGGCATCAGAGATATGGACCGGATTCTGGACGAGCTCTACTCAAAATTCGACCAGCGTTATATccgacatcatcaagctGGGGAGCCTGATATCAAGTACTGGATTGGAATTACCGTTGCACGTCTTGTTGTCGCAAAGGTCCGGCTCATACTTCACTTTCCCGCACTCCTCTCCTCGCCAAACAAGCAAGATATGCCCATGGAGGTCCGCGACAAGCTCCTGCTGTCAGCGATCGAAATCACGGAGCAGAATCATGCTATCAATACCCAGACAGAAATCAAGGGATGGAGCTGGGTATCGCATTCTTATACACATTGGCATGCTATCATCTTCATTCTTCTTGAGATCACGCAAAGGCCTTGGTCGCCGACCGTTGAGCGCGCATGGTTGGCTCTTCACAGCGAATATCTGGTCCCCAGCAAGTCGAGCCTAGAAAGGGGCCCGAGGTTTTGGACACCACTACGCCGGCTGATAGCCCAAGCACGAAAACATCGGGAAGCTGAGCTTGAACGTCTGCGGAAGGATCCGGTCAGAGCAAGGTTActagaagaagaagatgcaCGACGAACGCCCTTCGCAAGTGATGGGCCGTTTCCAGACTCACTGAGTGCCCAATTATTTCGGGAACGATGGCAAGGGCTTGTGGCGGCCAAGCCCGTTGGTATATCCTACAGCAGACCTGAAACATCTGGCATCGAGACCTCGTTCGGCGGAGCGAATTTGGGCGGATTTGGTcacaccaacagcaaccaagCTCCAAGCGGCTTCAGCTTTGGCTACCAGGGGATTGCATCGACACCGAGCCCTCTTACCAACCCATCAAATACTCCCAGTGTTTCCACAGCAGCCTTCGCTAATATACCGTCGTTCCCAATGCCGAACATGGCTATTGATCCCCAACCTTGGATGGGGGTCAGTCCAACCTTGGCAGGAGATATAACTGGCGAATTTCAGCCAGGCATGGATATTGATGACAACGTGGACTGGTGGGAATGGCTTGGAAAAGCCGGTGTCATGGACCCCCATGGAGATCCCGGCGGAGACGGGATATGA
- a CDS encoding uncharacterized protein (EggNog:ENOG503P1XE; COG:S) encodes MRLINTTTLRLESPWSTPIYAILSHTWGEDEVLFADICDPQQLLPVHKKGFRKVSQSCERARQDGYNYMWIDTCCIDKTSSAELSEAINSMFRWYHRADRCYAYLSDVNVPGEPSVEVENSRWFTRGWTLQELIAPRDVRFYDSQWCFLGSRQLLRGTPIADISELTDLADTISKVTGIPAEILRWFSPKPDSQLVRRRSKRAGLDKYEPTHALDKLLRACSVGQIMSWAAYRFTTRKEDEAYSLLGLFGVNMPMLYGEGRSAFHRLQQEILKTSNDQSILAFERQFYSDSSSLLADSPRCYASSEIIQSLNNGPLLSGATPFFELSPSPKAVEAGLLLCPLIRQGKEDTTRYLAILNCIYRSDFTSHPAIILRKIDSKSRTFYRTPKSGLHRITPINDQGLIEWSTAVDGVSNRLRYDLNKVYFETIRLYLEPPQILSSISYGVGQPASSSLSTPGMRIKLEMPDTMRFSSGAYPHMLQVTKNRVYAPSITLDSWPKRFLDNQEPMTNYLALFGTVLLHFEGMGAVALSWGKSCAPDRGDRSPEPFIAIMDWAKVVRAAHGKELELFDLENLRLRTTAEFLYATYSWTWVSLLATKPDIRAEHDSPRIKVRCRIRTVEFLGRPLFELELSVLPQGRSSFVGMVRSSFS; translated from the exons ATGCGTTTAATAAACACCACGACGCTGAGACTGGAATCGCCATGGTCCACGCCCATTTACGCTATTTTGTCACACacttggggggaggatgaggtccTCTTCGCCGATATCTGCGACCCACAACAGCTGCTTCCTGTCCACAAGAAGGGATTTCGCAAGGTCAGCCAGAGCTGTGAGCGTGCTCGCCAAGATGGTTACAACTACATGTGGATTGATACCTGCTGCATCGATAAGACCAGTAGTGCCGAGCTCTCGGAAGCAATCAACTCCATGTTCCGATGGTATCACAGGGCAGACAGATGCTATGCCTACCTCTCCGACGTCAATGTTCCAGGAGAGCCATCGGTGGAAGTTGAGAACAGCCGCTGGTTTACTCGGGGTTGGACGCTTCAAGAGCTGATTGCGCCGCGAGACGTGCGCTTTTATGATAGCCAATGGTGTTTCTTGGGAAGCAGACAGCTCCTTCGCGGCACCCCCATCGCAGACATCTCTGAGCTCACAGATTTGGCCGACACCATCAGCAAGGTAACGGGAATTCCCGCCGAAATTCTTCGTTGGTTCTCGCCAAAGCCAGACTCACAACTGGTGAGACGGCGGAGTAAAAGGGCAGGGCTCGACAAATACGAACCAACACACGCCCTAGACAAGCTTTTGAGGGCCTGTAGCGTAGGACAAATCATGTCTTGGGCTGCTTACCGATTCACCACAAGAAAAGAGGACGAAGCATACTCTCTTCTGGGTCTCTTTGGGGTCAACATGCCAATGCTGTACGGAGAAGGGCGCAGTGCCTTCCACCGGCTTCAGCAGGAAATACTAAAGACGTCCAACGATCAGTCTATTCTTGCCTTTGAACGACAGTTTTACTCGGATAGCAGTTCGCTACTAGCAGATTCGCCTCGATGCTATGCCTCATCGGAAATTATACAGAGTTTGAACAATGGTCCCCTCCTATCAGGCGCAACTCCGTTTTTCGAATTATCGCCTTCTCCAAAGGCCGTCGAGGCCGGGTTGCTTCTTTGCCCACTGATCAGGCAGGGCAAGGAAGACACTACGCGCTACTTGGCGATCTTGAACTGCATCTATCGGTCCGACTTCACCAGCCATCCGGCCATAATCCTCCGCAAGATTGACAGCAAGTCCCGCACATTTTACCGAACACCCAAATCCGGGCTACACCGAATCACTCCCATTAACGACCAAGGTTTGATAGAATGGTCAACTGCTGTTGATGGAG TGTCGAACCGATTGCGCTATGATCTCAACAAAGTCTACTTCGAGACGATCCGTCTTTACTTGGAGCCTCCTCAAATCCTGTCTAGCATCTCGTATGGTGTTGGACAACCAGCTTCAAGCTCTCTCTCTACTCCAGGAATGAGGATCAAGCTTGAAATGCCAGACACAATGAGATTTTCTTCTGGTGCCTATCCTCATATGTTACAGGTCACGAAGAATCGGGTTTACGCCCCATCTATCACGCTCGATAGTTGGCCCAAGCGGTTTCTGGACAATCAAGAACCTATGACGAACTACCTAGCGCTCTTCGGCACTGTTCTTCTTCACTTTGAAGGCATGGGTGCAGTTGCCTTGTCATGGGGAAAGTCATGTGCTCCGGACCGTGGGGATCGATCTCCTGAGCCTTTTATTGCAATCATGGACTGGGCCAAAGTTGTCAGAGCTGCACATGGCAAGGAGTTAGAGCTTTTTGATCTGGAAAATTTGCGTTTGCGGACTACCGCCGAGTTTCTTTATGCGACGTATTCGTGGACATGGGTATCTTTGCTGGCCACCAAGCCAGACATCCGAGCCGAACACGACAGCCCTCGAATAAAGGTGCGATGCAGGATACGGACCGTCGAGTTTTTAGGACGACCTCTCTTTGAACTGGAGCTTTCAGTTCTTCCCCAAGGCAGATCGAGTTTCGTTGGCATGGTACGATCTTCATTTTCATGA
- a CDS encoding uncharacterized protein (EggNog:ENOG503PMYB) yields the protein MRISTVLSLAGLATAAPVPEAEAPKFGIAPAGQGFFGAGQVRTLWNQGDHSNLGCLTNTGLWTTNESQCGTFVSKELTTGYSVKTFQLFTSAGPCSIYGAKFYCDKNATPFLFGLWPWPNSIPGVDSLRAGQYGLMATFGNNPPLKEEGPQEIHFVTYRETGKYVWLTWAPLRGGPILTPVPIE from the exons ATGCGCATCTCCACCGTCCTCTCCCTGGCAGGTCTTGCCACCGCGGCCCCTGTTCCAGAAGCAGAAGCCCCAAAGTTCGGAATTGCACCGGCTGGCCAAGGATTCTTTGGAGCCGGTCAGGTCCGTACTCTCTGGAACCAGGGCGATCACTCAAACCTTGGGTGCCTGACCAACACCGGCCTCTGGACCACGAACGAAAGCCAATGCGGCACGTTTGTCTCCAAGGAGCTCACAACTGGCTACAGCGTGAAGACATTCCAACTATTCACTTCGGCTGGACCCTGCTCCATCTACGGCGCGAAATTCTACTGTGACAAAAACGCGACTCCCTTTCTCTTTGGT CTCTGGCCCTGGCCCAACTCCATTCCCGGAGTTGACTCCCTCCGCGCAGGCCAGTACGGCCTCATGGCAACCTTtggcaacaacccccctctcaaAGAGGAAGGTCCCCAAGAAATTCACTTTGTCACATACAGGGAGACGGGCAAGTACGTCTGGCTTACCTGGGCGCCGCTGCGAGGAGGGCCGATTTTGACTCCGGTTCCCATTGAATAA
- a CDS encoding uncharacterized protein (COG:S; EggNog:ENOG503NV8Z): MSKGPIKKRVLVVGAGAAGMSCAHHLAQHPDKFDVTLIEATNYCGGQAFSIPIDKDKHGASWLNQGVQGGSYIFHHTMTMFARQGHVANPVKLQVSFGKGDRFWTNVYPTKLLEKHQNEIRRFVQMLTLTRWFEIFFALLPIKYLMKLFMFSYEFANAVALPMVALFLGTGNYTPEVPTIILERLCTSPTYGMWYPPDKESIASNLPPMVVFPNFSQFYEDWRKDLIKNGVKVRLSTELTETLYRDKNGVVVKLIKRNPAPDNCSPSGAWTPEDYTANADPSAEETNEHYDEVVFCCLADTANRLLSKSRTKWERLILPRAIWSNDLTITHSDTSYMIKHYENFFTPDQAVTTLSGTDHSTRVAIARGDYGEMNSFKPMYYIKPYPSDMSKLEMSFDCTNYQAQFPPSVPFENHVFQTIFLNKERDGHLWTDNEIDQTKIIRKDWWHQLCHSWTHYLLVVPWLWPLQGRRHVRFAGSWTLINAHEVAVMSGIAAAVDLGAEYPRDLERDGWALLCFRLYYLLVYGRWYRRRNRSKTSTGEGSGWAGGLYGSVYKGPGVVDEERQMWRREKEGEGVNGGK; this comes from the exons ATGTCCAAAGGCCCGATAAAGAAGAGAGTCCTGGTTGTTGGGGCTGGTGCTGCAG GCATGTCCTGTGCTCACCACCTCGCTCAACACCCAGACAAGTTCGACGTTACTTTGATCGAAGCAACCAACTACTGCGGCGGCCAGGCCTTCTCGATCCCCATTGACAAAGACAAGCACGGTGCCTCATGGCTGAACCAAGGCGTCCAAGGTGGCTCTTACATCTTCCATCACACCATGACAATGTTTGCCCGCCAGGGTCATGTTGCCAATCCTGTCAAGCTGCAAGTGTCTTTCGGGAAAGGAGATCGGTTCTGGACCAATGTCTACCCCACCAAGCTGCTCGAGAAACACCAGAACGAGATTCGTCGTTTTGTCCAGATGCTTACTCTGACTCGTTGGTTTGAGATATTCTTTGCCCTGCTCCCCATCAAATATCTCATGAAGCTCTTCATGTTCAGCTACGAGTTCGCCAATGCCGTTGCTCTTCCCATGGTTGCCCTATTCCTTGGAACTGGAAACTACACACCCGAAGTGCCGACCATCATTCTCGAACGGCTGTGCACCAGCCCAACCTACGGCATGTGGTATCCTCCGGACAAGGAAAGTATAGCGAGCAACCTTCCTCCGATGGTCGTCTTTCCCAACTTCAGTCAATTCTACGAAGACTGGAGAAAAGACCTCATAAAGAATGGTGTGAAGGTTCGTCTGTCGACAGAGCTCACCGAGACCCTCTATCGGGACAAGAATGGCGTTGTGGTAAAGCTCATCAAGCGAAATCCAGCTCCTGACAACTGCAGCCCATCCGGTGCTTGGACACCGGAGGATTACACTGCCAACGCCGACCCCAGTGCCGAGGAAACCAACGAACACTACGATGAGGTCGTCTTCTGTTGTCT CGCCGACACCGCaaaccgcctcctctccaaatcccGCACCAAATGGGAACGCCTTATCCTCCCCCGCGCTATCTGGTCCAACGATCTAACCATCACCCACTCAGACACGTCTTACATGATCAAGCACTACGAAAACTTTTTCACCCCCGACCAAGCCGTCACCACTCTTTCCGGAACAGACCACTCCACTCGGGTGGCCATCGCCCGCGGTGACTACGGGGAGATGAACAGCTTCAAACCAATGTACTACATCAAGCCCTACCCTTCTGACATGTCCAAGCTGGAAATGTCGTTTGACTGCACCAACTACCAGGCTCAGTTTCCGCCCTCTGTCCCGTTCGAGAACCACGTCTTCCAGACCATTTTCCTCAACAAGGAACGTGATGGGCATCTCTGGACTGATAATGAGATTGACCAGACGAAAATTATCCGCAAGGACTGGTGGCATCAGCTTTGCCATTCGTGGACTCATTACCTGCTTGTTGTGCCGTGGTTGTGGCCGTTGCAGGGGAGAAGGCATGTCAGGTTTGCGGGTAGCTGGACGTTGATCAATGCGCATGAGGTTGCGGTGATGAGCGGGATAGCGGCTGCGGTTGATCTGGGGGCGGAGTACCCgagggatttggagagggatgggTGGGCGTTGTTGTGTTTTAGGCTGTATTACTTGTTGGTGTATGGACGGTGGTATAGGAGGAGAAATAGGAGTAAGACGTCgactggggaggggagtggttgggctggggggTTGTATGGGAGTGTTTATAAGgggccgggggtggtggatgaggagaggcagatgtggaggagggagaaggagggggagggggtgaatggGGGGAAGTGA